From the genome of Thermoflexus hugenholtzii, one region includes:
- a CDS encoding DinB family protein produces the protein MDKAALIRRIHEERERLLQALEGLSPEEMTDVPVVGEWTVKDILAHLAVWQGRLITALFQLEQGRRPKDLELSPAEVDALNARIYREQKDRPLERVLADFHGTFQQLLRRLERFSDADLTQPGRFPGLAGPLWELIASETYEHDAEHRVDIERWRAARRGSPGG, from the coding sequence ATGGACAAAGCCGCGCTGATCCGCCGGATTCACGAGGAGCGGGAACGTCTGCTGCAAGCCCTTGAGGGGCTCTCCCCGGAGGAGATGACCGACGTGCCGGTGGTTGGGGAGTGGACGGTCAAGGACATCCTGGCCCATCTGGCCGTCTGGCAGGGCCGCCTGATCACGGCCCTCTTCCAGCTGGAGCAGGGTCGGCGTCCGAAAGACCTGGAACTCTCCCCGGCGGAGGTGGACGCGCTGAACGCGCGCATCTATCGGGAGCAGAAGGACCGCCCGCTGGAGCGGGTGCTGGCCGATTTCCACGGGACGTTCCAGCAGCTGTTGAGGCGCCTGGAGCGTTTCTCGGATGCGGATCTCACACAGCCCGGACGCTTCCCCGGCCTTGCGGGACCCCTGTGGGAGCTCATCGCCTCGGAGACTTACGAGCACGATGCGGAGCACCGCGTCGACATCGAGCGCTGGCGCGCCGCCCGGAGGGGCTCACCGGGCGGATGA
- the recO gene encoding DNA repair protein RecO: MNRERLYRTEAIILRRVDFGEADRLLVLLTPELGKHRALAKGVRKIRSRKAGHLERFMRTSLLLARGRELDVISQAEVIAPHPHLREDLDRSALAHYAAELAEALAPEGEESRALYRLLSDTLDRLDGGEDPQRVIRYYELHLLEIAGFRPQVEFCVGCGEPLREERGPYGFDPRRGGVLCPRCARGAPGAYPLSRAALKGMRFILRTPYPAFRTAPLRAETLREIGELIGHHLRAILERPPRALAVLGQLARSAPSEEQPPRPPS; encoded by the coding sequence ATGAATCGGGAACGCCTGTATCGCACGGAGGCCATCATCCTGCGACGGGTCGATTTCGGCGAGGCGGACCGGCTCCTGGTATTGCTGACGCCGGAGCTCGGGAAGCACCGCGCGCTGGCCAAGGGGGTCCGCAAGATCCGAAGCCGCAAGGCCGGCCACCTGGAGCGCTTCATGCGGACCTCCCTGCTCCTGGCCCGGGGGCGGGAGCTGGATGTGATCAGCCAGGCGGAGGTCATCGCTCCCCATCCCCATCTGCGGGAGGACCTGGACCGCAGCGCCCTGGCTCACTACGCGGCGGAGCTGGCCGAGGCCCTCGCCCCCGAAGGGGAGGAGAGCCGCGCCCTCTATCGCCTGCTGTCGGACACCCTGGACCGCCTGGACGGCGGCGAGGATCCCCAGCGGGTCATCCGCTACTACGAGCTGCATCTCCTGGAGATCGCGGGGTTCCGGCCTCAGGTGGAGTTCTGCGTGGGCTGCGGGGAACCGCTGCGGGAAGAGCGGGGCCCGTATGGGTTCGATCCGCGGCGCGGCGGCGTCCTCTGCCCGCGGTGCGCCCGGGGCGCGCCGGGGGCTTACCCGTTGAGCCGCGCGGCGCTGAAAGGGATGCGCTTCATCCTGCGGACGCCTTACCCGGCCTTCCGGACGGCCCCCCTGCGGGCGGAGACCCTGCGGGAGATCGGCGAGCTCATCGGCCATCACCTGCGCGCCATCCTGGAACGCCCCCCGCGGGCTCTCGCCGTCCTCGGCCAGCTCGCCCGCTCCGCCCCCTCCGAGGAGCAGCCGCCTCGCCCGCCCTCATAG
- a CDS encoding cold shock domain-containing protein, with product MPFADKLLTCEKCGRPFVFTVTEQRRMVEAGQPLVEPTMCPKCRAEAARPKRKLEPGQVYEGRVKWFSPEKGYGFIRCEDGTEIFFHRTGIVRPGLVLEANQPVTFEVEVTPKGPQAVRVTPVAATQASASAERDPEAGILREGSG from the coding sequence ATGCCTTTCGCGGACAAGCTGTTGACGTGTGAGAAGTGCGGCCGACCTTTTGTGTTTACGGTGACGGAACAGCGGCGCATGGTGGAGGCCGGCCAGCCCCTGGTGGAGCCCACCATGTGCCCGAAGTGCCGGGCGGAGGCGGCGCGACCGAAGCGCAAGCTGGAGCCCGGGCAGGTCTATGAGGGGCGGGTGAAGTGGTTCAGCCCCGAGAAGGGCTATGGCTTCATCCGCTGCGAGGACGGCACCGAGATCTTCTTCCACCGGACGGGGATCGTCCGCCCCGGGCTGGTCCTGGAGGCCAACCAGCCGGTCACCTTCGAGGTCGAGGTGACTCCGAAGGGGCCCCAGGCCGTCCGCGTCACCCCCGTCGCGGCGACGCAGGCTTCCGCTTCGGCGGAGCGGGATCCCGAAGCGGGCATCCTCCGGGAAGGCTCCGGATGA
- a CDS encoding LysM peptidoglycan-binding domain-containing protein: MSEARSSGLFRRCPTCGMPVSRRSRTCWRCGADLTIPPEALQPEPEPPIPWRSALLGFVLVVLLFLAVGGLAWRMARAAMARPTPTLTGTPFTPTATPTPRPTVTPTPTLTPTPIPPLEHQVQAGETLLYIAERYGVTVDDIRRLNNLSGDLIVVGQVLRIPVYTPTPILATPTLPPGVTPSPTPRPDKILHVVQPGETLLAIAQRYGVSMQAIQAANGIGNPERIQAGQTLVIPLATPTPAPGPTPTPTPTPVPTYPPPPLLSPPDGARVEGAGLPVLVQWASVGLLEPSEMYEVRLFREDGVEIGRFRTRATAWHIPASLLRSAMEGEAGPYIFRWTVQVVRRVVEPDGTVRFEPAGPAAARTFRWSPGEVPSTPSPGGG; encoded by the coding sequence ATGAGCGAAGCCCGCAGCTCCGGACTCTTCCGGCGGTGCCCGACATGCGGGATGCCGGTTTCCCGCCGCTCCCGCACCTGCTGGCGGTGCGGGGCGGATCTCACGATCCCACCGGAGGCCCTCCAGCCGGAGCCCGAGCCGCCGATCCCCTGGCGATCGGCCCTTCTGGGGTTCGTGCTGGTTGTGTTGCTCTTCCTGGCGGTGGGTGGGCTGGCCTGGCGGATGGCGCGGGCGGCGATGGCCCGCCCGACGCCCACCCTCACCGGAACGCCTTTCACCCCCACCGCCACCCCCACGCCCCGGCCCACCGTTACGCCGACGCCCACGCTCACTCCCACCCCGATCCCACCGCTGGAGCACCAGGTCCAGGCCGGGGAGACGCTGCTCTACATCGCCGAGCGCTATGGGGTCACGGTGGACGACATCCGGCGTTTGAACAACCTCTCGGGGGATCTCATCGTCGTCGGGCAGGTGTTGAGGATCCCGGTCTACACGCCGACGCCGATCCTGGCCACCCCGACGCTCCCGCCGGGGGTGACCCCGTCTCCCACGCCGCGGCCGGATAAGATCCTCCACGTGGTGCAGCCGGGGGAGACTTTGCTGGCCATCGCCCAGCGCTACGGGGTCTCCATGCAGGCCATCCAGGCGGCGAACGGCATCGGGAACCCGGAGCGGATCCAGGCCGGGCAGACCCTGGTGATCCCCCTGGCCACGCCCACACCGGCCCCCGGCCCGACGCCCACCCCGACCCCCACGCCGGTGCCGACCTATCCGCCGCCGCCCTTGCTCAGCCCGCCCGATGGCGCCCGGGTGGAAGGAGCCGGGCTGCCCGTCCTCGTCCAGTGGGCGTCCGTCGGGTTGCTCGAGCCCAGCGAGATGTATGAGGTCCGGCTGTTCCGGGAGGACGGCGTGGAGATCGGCCGTTTCCGCACCCGGGCCACCGCCTGGCACATCCCGGCTTCCCTCCTCCGATCGGCCATGGAAGGGGAAGCGGGCCCCTATATCTTCCGCTGGACCGTTCAGGTGGTGCGGCGGGTGGTGGAGCCGGATGGAACGGTGCGGTTCGAGCCGGCCGGCCCGGCGGCCGCCCGGACCTTCCGCTGGAGCCCTGGCGAGGTCCCTTCCACCCCCAGCCCCGGAGGGGGATGA
- a CDS encoding HDIG domain-containing metalloprotein: protein MPTREDAWALVCEFTQSENLRRHMLAVEAAMRAYARYFGEDEESWGLVGLLHDFDYERYPNVAPDGHPNQGARILRERGWPEDIIRSILSHATEVTGVPRVTRRDKALFAVDELTGLITAVALVRPDRSLYSVTVDSIFKKWKDRRFAAGVNRADIERGAAELGVPLEEHVARVLEAMQGIAPILGLDGSAR from the coding sequence ATGCCCACCCGGGAGGACGCGTGGGCGCTGGTGTGCGAGTTCACTCAAAGTGAGAACCTGCGGCGGCACATGCTGGCCGTGGAGGCGGCCATGCGGGCTTACGCCCGCTACTTCGGAGAGGATGAGGAGTCCTGGGGTCTGGTCGGGCTCCTCCACGATTTCGACTACGAACGCTACCCGAACGTCGCCCCCGACGGCCACCCTAACCAGGGGGCGCGCATCCTTCGGGAGCGCGGATGGCCGGAGGACATCATCCGCTCCATCCTCTCCCACGCCACCGAAGTCACCGGCGTCCCCCGGGTCACCCGGCGGGACAAGGCGCTTTTCGCCGTGGACGAGCTGACCGGCCTCATCACCGCCGTCGCCCTGGTCCGGCCCGACCGCAGCCTGTATAGCGTGACCGTGGACTCGATCTTCAAGAAATGGAAAGATCGGCGGTTCGCCGCCGGGGTGAACCGGGCGGACATCGAGCGGGGGGCGGCGGAGCTGGGGGTGCCCCTGGAGGAGCATGTGGCCCGCGTCCTGGAGGCCATGCAGGGGATCGCCCCCATCCTGGGCCTGGATGGATCGGCGCGATGA
- a CDS encoding D-glycerate dehydrogenase: protein MTRPKVYITRRIPERAFEVLREHAEIKVWDSDLPVPREILLKEVADADGLLCLLTEKVNAELLDAAPRLKVVSNMAVGFDNIDVAECTRRGIPVGNTPGVLTEATADLTWALLLAAARRIREAIDYVREGRWITWGPLLLLGQDVYGATIGIIGMGRIGTAVARRAKGFNMRILYHDVRRNEAAEAELGAAFVDMDTLLRESDFITIHTDLNPSTYRLINREAFAKMKPTAVLVNAARGPIVDTEALYEALKEGRIFAAALDVTDPEPLPADHPLLQLPNCIVVPHIGSATVTTRNRMAEIAALNVLAGLRGERLPYCVNPEVYERAAG, encoded by the coding sequence ATGACCCGTCCCAAGGTTTACATCACGCGACGCATCCCGGAACGGGCCTTTGAGGTCCTGCGGGAGCATGCGGAGATCAAAGTCTGGGACAGCGATCTCCCGGTCCCCCGCGAGATCCTGTTGAAGGAAGTGGCCGATGCCGACGGCCTCCTCTGCCTGTTGACCGAGAAGGTCAACGCGGAGCTGCTGGACGCCGCGCCGCGCCTGAAGGTGGTCAGCAACATGGCCGTCGGCTTCGACAACATCGATGTGGCCGAGTGCACCCGTCGGGGCATCCCCGTGGGGAACACCCCCGGGGTCCTCACCGAGGCCACAGCGGACCTCACGTGGGCGCTGCTGCTGGCCGCCGCCCGGCGCATCCGGGAAGCCATCGATTACGTGCGGGAGGGCCGCTGGATCACCTGGGGCCCCCTGCTCCTGCTGGGCCAGGACGTCTACGGGGCAACCATCGGCATCATCGGCATGGGGCGGATCGGGACGGCGGTGGCCCGTCGGGCGAAAGGGTTCAACATGCGCATCCTGTATCACGACGTCCGCCGGAACGAGGCCGCGGAAGCCGAGCTCGGGGCCGCCTTCGTGGACATGGACACCCTCCTCCGGGAGAGCGATTTCATCACCATCCACACAGATCTCAACCCAAGCACCTATCGCCTGATCAACCGGGAGGCCTTCGCCAAGATGAAGCCCACCGCCGTCCTGGTGAACGCCGCCCGGGGCCCTATCGTGGACACGGAGGCCCTTTACGAGGCCCTGAAGGAGGGGCGGATCTTCGCCGCCGCCCTCGACGTCACGGATCCGGAGCCCCTCCCGGCGGATCATCCGCTCCTCCAGCTGCCGAACTGCATTGTGGTCCCCCACATCGGCAGCGCGACGGTGACCACGCGGAACCGCATGGCGGAGATCGCGGCCCTGAACGTGCTGGCCGGCCTCCGGGGCGAGCGGCTCCCCTATTGTGTGAACCCGGAGGTCTACGAACGGGCCGCAGGCTGA
- a CDS encoding Xaa-Pro peptidase family protein, with the protein MAAVHRQRVKAVRRLMAEKKVEAFLVTYLPNVRYLSGFTGSAAILCITPRGAWILTDFRYWEQAARQAPDFTLYRLPSRRFSEILPEFLKKIGSPQRIAFESARVTVDQWKSWKKAASKVRWIPTRDWVESLRAVKDEEELARIREAARIADATMAYLRRRLRPGMTEREAAWLAEQYLRTHGGEDVAFDILVASGPNAAMAHHHPGDRPLKVGEPIVVDLGARVDGYHSDLTRTFILGRMPRRFREIYDIVLRAQEAAIRHMRAGMPGKEIDALARAVIEEAGYKDAFGHGLGHGVGLEIHEKPSAGPIAEDPVPAGAVLTVEPGIYLSGWGGVRIEDMVVVGEDGVREILTHASRDPLIPVRG; encoded by the coding sequence ATGGCTGCGGTGCATCGACAGCGGGTGAAAGCTGTGCGCCGCCTGATGGCGGAAAAGAAGGTCGAGGCCTTCCTGGTCACCTACCTCCCCAACGTCCGCTATCTCTCCGGGTTCACCGGCTCCGCCGCGATCCTCTGCATCACGCCCCGTGGCGCCTGGATCCTCACGGATTTCCGTTACTGGGAGCAGGCGGCCCGCCAGGCCCCCGATTTCACCCTGTATCGGCTCCCGAGCCGCCGCTTCTCCGAGATCCTGCCGGAGTTCCTGAAGAAGATCGGCTCGCCTCAACGCATCGCCTTCGAGAGCGCCCGGGTCACGGTGGATCAGTGGAAGAGCTGGAAAAAGGCCGCGTCGAAGGTGAGGTGGATTCCGACCCGGGACTGGGTGGAGAGCTTGCGGGCGGTGAAAGATGAGGAGGAGCTGGCCCGCATCCGGGAGGCCGCCCGCATCGCCGATGCCACCATGGCCTATCTGCGTCGCCGCCTGCGCCCGGGGATGACGGAGCGCGAGGCCGCCTGGCTGGCGGAGCAATACCTGCGCACCCACGGAGGGGAAGATGTGGCCTTCGACATCCTGGTGGCCTCCGGGCCGAACGCGGCCATGGCCCACCACCACCCGGGGGACCGTCCCCTGAAGGTCGGCGAGCCCATCGTGGTGGACCTGGGGGCGCGGGTGGACGGCTATCACTCCGATCTCACCCGCACCTTCATCCTGGGCCGCATGCCCCGGCGCTTCCGGGAGATCTATGACATCGTCCTGCGCGCCCAGGAGGCCGCCATCCGCCATATGCGGGCCGGGATGCCGGGCAAGGAGATCGATGCGCTGGCGCGCGCCGTCATCGAGGAGGCAGGCTACAAGGACGCCTTCGGCCACGGCCTGGGCCACGGGGTGGGCCTGGAGATCCACGAGAAGCCCTCGGCCGGGCCCATCGCGGAAGACCCGGTGCCCGCCGGCGCCGTCCTCACCGTGGAGCCCGGGATCTATCTGAGCGGCTGGGGTGGCGTGCGCATTGAAGACATGGTGGTCGTAGGCGAAGATGGGGTCCGGGAGATCCTTACGCATGCCTCCCGCGACCCCCTGATCCCGGTGCGCGGATAG
- the polA gene encoding DNA polymerase I, protein MGSLVVLVDGHSLAYRAYYALLRQGLQTRKGEPTHAVYGFTSMLLKVWREHRPDYMAVAFDVGRTFRHEAFAEYKATRAERPSDFDTQLARIRQIIEAFAIPILAVEGYEADDVIGTAARQALERGIEVLIVTGDTDTFQLIRPGIRVLTSRRHFDDIVIYDVQAIRERYGLEPHQLVDLKALTGDPSDNVPGVRGIGERTATELLKRYGSLENIYAHLDEIQPERVRRLLEAGREQAFLSKELVRIRTDAPIAVDWEACRVGRYDREAVLALFQELEFRSLIPRLPNGAAPSEEKPPEAPPGPARQPTLFPEPIGPAVVQPLTVPPLRTEHLPRPTEATVVTDEAGLAALREALERAPRFAFDVETDALSPMRAGLVGLSFAVEEGRGYYVPVGHRDGTPQLPLGRVLEVLGPVLRDPGRPKVAHHAKFDMLILARHGVEVEGLVFDTMVAEWVLNPAAYGLNLKHLAWLRLGVEMTTIEQLIGKGKGQRSFADVPVSAAAPYAAADADLTLRIARVQEEELRRQGLWKLFTEIEIPLIPVLVRMEQAGILIDVPLLQQMSVEFEKRIQTLAQEIYRWVGYPFNLDSPRQLSDALFGKLQLPTADVPRTGTGMYSTSSEVLESLRGAHPVIELILEYRQLAKLKSTYVDALPRMIHPDTGRIHPIYHQTGTVTGRISASDPNIQNIPIRTELGKQIRRAFIAPPGCALLSADYSQIELRILAHITGDPGLIAAFRAGEDIHRATAAKAFGIPLDQVTEEQRNFAKRINYGLIYGMSAHGLAQQLGVSRREAERFIQQYFTAFPRVKVYIETIKERVARQGYVETLLGRRRYFPELMPAAPGQPPRRLPEAVRRKAEREAINAPIQGSAADIIKIAMIRIDRAIREQGLRTRMIMQVHDELVFEVPEEEVEIVRALVDERMRNAYPLRVPLDVEIHIGPHWS, encoded by the coding sequence ATGGGATCCCTGGTGGTGCTGGTGGATGGACATTCTCTGGCTTACCGGGCGTATTACGCCCTGTTGCGGCAGGGCCTGCAGACCCGCAAGGGGGAGCCGACCCATGCGGTCTACGGCTTCACTTCGATGCTCCTGAAGGTCTGGCGGGAGCACCGCCCGGACTACATGGCCGTGGCCTTCGATGTGGGGCGCACCTTCCGCCACGAGGCCTTCGCCGAATACAAGGCGACGCGGGCCGAGCGCCCCTCCGATTTCGACACCCAGCTGGCCCGCATCCGGCAGATCATCGAAGCCTTCGCCATCCCCATCCTGGCCGTGGAGGGCTACGAGGCGGACGATGTGATCGGCACCGCCGCCCGCCAGGCCCTCGAGCGGGGCATAGAGGTCCTCATCGTCACCGGCGACACGGATACCTTCCAGCTGATCCGCCCGGGCATCCGGGTGCTCACCTCTCGCCGCCACTTCGATGACATCGTGATCTACGACGTTCAGGCCATCCGGGAGCGCTACGGCCTGGAGCCCCATCAGCTGGTGGACCTCAAAGCCCTCACCGGCGACCCCAGCGACAACGTCCCCGGCGTGCGCGGGATCGGGGAGCGCACGGCCACCGAGCTGCTGAAGCGCTACGGCTCCCTGGAGAACATCTACGCCCATCTGGACGAGATCCAGCCGGAGCGGGTGCGGCGGCTGCTGGAGGCCGGCCGGGAGCAGGCCTTCCTGAGCAAGGAGCTGGTCCGCATCCGCACCGACGCCCCGATTGCGGTGGACTGGGAGGCGTGCCGGGTCGGACGCTATGACCGGGAGGCGGTTCTGGCTCTCTTCCAGGAGCTGGAGTTCCGGAGCCTGATCCCCCGTCTCCCGAACGGCGCGGCCCCTTCGGAAGAGAAGCCCCCGGAGGCCCCTCCGGGGCCGGCCCGCCAGCCCACCCTCTTCCCGGAGCCCATCGGGCCCGCCGTGGTCCAGCCCTTAACGGTCCCCCCGCTGCGGACGGAGCATCTGCCTCGCCCGACGGAGGCCACGGTGGTGACCGATGAGGCCGGGCTGGCCGCGCTGCGGGAGGCTCTGGAGCGAGCGCCTCGCTTCGCCTTCGATGTGGAGACCGACGCCCTCTCCCCGATGCGGGCGGGCCTGGTGGGCCTCTCCTTCGCCGTGGAGGAAGGGCGGGGCTATTACGTCCCGGTCGGCCATCGGGACGGCACCCCCCAGCTGCCCCTCGGCCGGGTTCTGGAGGTCCTGGGGCCCGTCCTCCGCGACCCGGGGCGTCCCAAGGTGGCCCATCACGCCAAGTTCGACATGCTGATCCTGGCCCGCCATGGGGTGGAGGTGGAGGGGCTGGTCTTCGACACCATGGTCGCCGAATGGGTGCTCAACCCGGCCGCCTACGGTCTCAACCTGAAGCATCTGGCGTGGCTCCGGCTGGGCGTGGAGATGACCACCATCGAGCAGCTGATCGGGAAAGGGAAGGGCCAGCGCTCCTTCGCCGATGTCCCGGTCTCCGCCGCCGCCCCTTACGCCGCGGCCGACGCCGATCTCACCCTGCGCATCGCCCGGGTTCAGGAGGAGGAGCTGCGACGGCAGGGGCTGTGGAAGCTCTTCACCGAGATCGAGATCCCCCTCATCCCCGTGCTGGTCCGGATGGAGCAGGCCGGGATCCTGATCGACGTCCCCCTGCTGCAGCAGATGTCCGTCGAGTTCGAGAAACGGATCCAGACCCTGGCCCAGGAGATCTACCGCTGGGTGGGATATCCGTTCAACCTGGACTCCCCGCGCCAGCTTTCCGATGCCCTGTTCGGCAAGCTGCAGCTGCCCACCGCCGACGTTCCGCGGACCGGGACGGGGATGTATTCGACCTCCAGCGAGGTGCTGGAGAGCCTGCGGGGAGCGCATCCGGTGATCGAGCTCATCCTGGAATACCGGCAGCTGGCCAAGCTGAAGAGCACCTACGTGGACGCCCTGCCGCGGATGATCCATCCGGATACCGGCCGGATCCATCCCATTTATCACCAGACCGGGACGGTGACCGGGCGCATCTCGGCCAGCGATCCGAATATCCAGAACATCCCCATCCGCACCGAGCTGGGCAAACAGATCCGACGGGCCTTCATCGCCCCGCCGGGCTGCGCGCTCCTTTCCGCCGATTACTCGCAGATCGAGCTGCGCATCCTGGCCCACATCACCGGGGATCCCGGGCTGATCGCGGCCTTCCGGGCGGGAGAGGACATCCACCGGGCCACGGCGGCGAAGGCCTTCGGGATCCCGCTGGATCAGGTGACGGAGGAGCAGCGCAACTTCGCCAAGCGGATCAACTACGGGCTGATCTACGGGATGAGCGCCCATGGGCTGGCCCAGCAGCTGGGGGTCTCGCGGCGCGAGGCGGAGCGGTTCATCCAGCAGTACTTCACCGCCTTCCCCCGGGTGAAGGTCTACATCGAGACGATCAAGGAACGGGTCGCCCGACAGGGGTATGTGGAGACCCTCCTGGGACGCCGGCGCTACTTCCCGGAGCTGATGCCGGCGGCGCCCGGGCAGCCCCCGCGCCGGCTCCCGGAGGCCGTGCGCCGGAAGGCGGAGCGGGAGGCCATCAACGCCCCCATCCAGGGCAGCGCCGCGGACATCATCAAGATCGCCATGATCCGGATCGACCGGGCCATCCGGGAGCAGGGCTTGCGGACCCGCATGATCATGCAGGTTCACGACGAGCTGGTGTTCGAGGTGCCCGAGGAGGAGGTCGAGATCGTCCGGGCGCTGGTGGACGAACGGATGCGGAACGCCTACCCCCTGCGCGTGCCGCTGGACGTGGAGATCCACATCGGGCCTCACTGGTCATAA
- a CDS encoding ABC transporter permease: MEAIRLIAGLTLREVSRRRLVLAAFGLGAVFLLLFGLGMALVHRELTRFGPPDPRVREEAVGFLMLAALYVANFLIIMAAVIGTADAIAGEIASGVIQAVAARPVARSQILLGKFLGHALWLLLYALGLGGGIMGLTAWITGWAPPGWARGLALLALEALVPLSLSFWGGTWLSSLANGALGLGLYGVAFVGGWMEQVGSLIRQPAVVDLGILASLLMPAEAIWRRTAYELQSPLARLAGFNPFTAATIPSDRMLLYAVLYIAFFLALAVYQFERRDL; encoded by the coding sequence ATGGAGGCCATCCGTCTGATCGCCGGGCTGACCCTGCGGGAGGTGTCGCGCCGCCGGCTGGTGCTGGCGGCCTTCGGCCTGGGGGCCGTCTTCCTGCTCCTCTTCGGCCTTGGCATGGCCCTGGTCCATCGGGAGCTCACCCGCTTCGGCCCCCCGGATCCCCGGGTTCGGGAGGAGGCGGTGGGGTTCCTGATGCTGGCGGCCCTCTATGTGGCGAACTTCCTGATCATCATGGCCGCGGTCATCGGGACGGCGGACGCCATCGCTGGGGAGATCGCCTCGGGGGTGATCCAGGCGGTGGCGGCGCGGCCGGTGGCCCGCTCCCAGATCCTCCTGGGCAAGTTCCTCGGGCATGCCCTCTGGTTGCTCCTCTACGCCCTGGGGCTGGGAGGCGGGATCATGGGCCTGACGGCCTGGATCACCGGGTGGGCTCCCCCCGGATGGGCCCGGGGGCTCGCCCTCCTCGCCCTCGAGGCCCTGGTCCCGCTCTCCCTCTCGTTCTGGGGAGGGACCTGGCTGTCGAGCCTGGCCAATGGGGCGCTGGGGCTGGGCCTTTACGGCGTGGCGTTCGTCGGGGGATGGATGGAGCAGGTCGGGAGCCTGATCCGACAACCGGCTGTGGTGGATCTGGGGATCCTGGCCTCGTTGCTGATGCCGGCGGAGGCCATCTGGCGGCGCACGGCCTATGAGCTCCAGAGCCCCCTCGCCCGCCTGGCCGGCTTCAATCCGTTCACCGCCGCCACCATCCCCAGCGACCGGATGCTTCTCTACGCCGTCCTCTACATCGCTTTCTTCCTCGCCCTGGCTGTCTATCAGTTCGAGCGCCGGGACCTGTGA
- the rsmG gene encoding 16S rRNA (guanine(527)-N(7))-methyltransferase RsmG, with translation MFRRVLEEGLSGLGWTLPEPALEAMARYARMVREWNERINLTTIVDPEAMAARHFIDSLTALMVLREPGWPPAPARWPARRLADVGSGAGFPGLALKLAWPALEVALIESVGKKARFLEAVARELGLDGVTVLARRAEEVGQDPAHRERYDIAIARAVAALPVLLEYLLPLVRVNGVAVAMKGAEVEEELAAARGALERLGGRLRERREVAWSPHLPPRTLLVFEKAAPTPAGYPRRPGIPEKRPLR, from the coding sequence ATGTTCCGGCGCGTGCTGGAGGAGGGCCTGAGCGGGCTGGGGTGGACCCTGCCGGAGCCGGCCCTGGAGGCCATGGCGCGCTACGCCCGCATGGTGCGGGAGTGGAACGAGCGGATCAACCTCACCACCATCGTGGATCCGGAGGCCATGGCCGCCCGCCATTTCATCGACTCGCTGACCGCCCTGATGGTCCTGCGGGAGCCCGGATGGCCGCCTGCGCCCGCCCGGTGGCCGGCGCGCCGGCTGGCCGACGTAGGGAGCGGCGCCGGGTTCCCCGGCCTGGCCCTGAAGCTGGCCTGGCCGGCCCTCGAGGTCGCCCTGATTGAGTCCGTGGGGAAGAAAGCCCGTTTCCTCGAGGCGGTGGCGCGGGAGCTCGGGCTGGACGGCGTGACGGTGCTGGCGCGCCGGGCCGAAGAGGTGGGGCAGGATCCGGCGCATCGCGAGCGCTACGACATCGCCATCGCCCGCGCCGTGGCCGCTCTCCCCGTTCTCCTGGAGTATCTGCTCCCCCTGGTCCGGGTGAATGGGGTGGCGGTGGCGATGAAGGGGGCGGAAGTGGAGGAGGAGCTGGCGGCAGCCCGGGGAGCATTGGAGCGGTTGGGCGGTCGGCTTCGGGAGCGCCGGGAGGTGGCCTGGTCGCCCCATCTTCCCCCACGGACGTTGCTGGTCTTCGAGAAAGCGGCGCCCACGCCGGCCGGCTACCCCCGACGGCCGGGGATCCCGGAGAAACGTCCGCTTCGTTGA